A section of the Limosilactobacillus reuteri genome encodes:
- a CDS encoding IS3 family transposase: MPNWLKQDFSTTGLNQKWTADMPYIQTKRNGWCYLSTIMDLHSRRIIGYSFSKKMATDLVLKALESAVKNRTITGDLIIHTDLGSQYTSDDYNQRLTELHIRHSYSRKGCPYDNAPMESFHASLKKECVYPVPVFENYETAAAVLFEYVHAFYNGKRIHSSLGYQTPLQVEIATLTSQMAA, translated from the coding sequence CTGCCCAACTGGCTTAAGCAGGATTTCTCGACCACTGGTTTAAATCAAAAATGGACCGCTGATATGCCCTATATTCAAACGAAGCGTAATGGCTGGTGTTACTTATCAACCATCATGGACCTGCACTCACGACGGATTATCGGCTATTCGTTCTCAAAAAAGATGGCTACTGATTTAGTCTTAAAGGCCCTGGAAAGCGCGGTTAAAAATCGAACCATTACTGGGGACCTGATTATCCACACAGACTTAGGATCACAGTATACCAGCGATGATTACAATCAACGTTTAACTGAACTACATATCCGCCACTCGTACAGCCGTAAGGGTTGTCCGTATGATAATGCACCAATGGAATCTTTTCATGCTTCCCTCAAAAAGGAATGTGTTTATCCAGTGCCGGTCTTTGAGAATTATGAAACTGCCGCTGCTGTCCTTTTTGAATATGTGCATGCTTTCTACAATGGGAAGAGAATTCATAGTTCACTGGGCTACCAGACCCCCTTACAAGTTGAAATCGCAACACTTACGAGCCAAATGGCCGCCTGA